Sequence from the Hamadaea flava genome:
ACGCCGCGATCCTGGTAGTCCTCCATCGCGAAGGTGAACGACCAGCCCACCACCCAGTCGCCCAAGTGCTCGACCAGCGCCTCCGTCATCCGGTCGTACCAGAACCCGACGAGCCGCCAGTCGGTGCCAGGCGGCGGGACGTCGGCCGCCGGTGGCAGCATCCGCACCAACTCCGCGACGCCGGCCGGGTTGAACGTGGGCCGCGCGGCGGGATCCACGGCGCTCCAGGTGAGTCTCGAGAACTCGGGGAGATGGACCCGGTCAGTCGTCACGCTCGGCCCTTTCCTACGGCAGCCGACCAGCTTAGTCGGTCCGCCGTCCCGGCGTTGGCGGTCGCGGTCGCGATCTGGGGCGATAGCACGTGGACCAGCCGTGAAGGCGGCGTGTAACCACGCTGCAAGTCGTATCAGTCAGAGTGGTCGCATGAACCTGACTGACACCACGATCCGCCAGGGCGCCACGACCGGCGTCCAACGGCAGCAGGGCGACCTGGCCGTCGAGGCGACGGGGCTGGTGAAGCGCTTCGGCGACGTCGTCGCCGTCGACGGGATCGACCTGCGGGTGAACATGGGCGAGGTCTTCGGCGTGCTCGGCCCGAACGGCGCCGGCAAGACGACGATGCTGAGGATGTTGGCGACGCTGCTGACGATCGACGGCGGCAAGGCCACCATCTTCGGTGTCGACGTCGCGGACCGGCCCCACCAGATCCGGCAGCTCGTCGGCGTGACCGGCCAGTACGCCTCCGTCGACGAGAACCTCACCGCCGCGGAGAACCTCTGGCTCTTCGGCCGGCTGGTCGGCCTGAAATCGAAGCCGGCGAAGAGCCGGGCCAGCGAACTGTTGGACAAGTTCGGCCTGGCAGATGCCGCGCACCGCCAGATCAAGACCTTCTCCGGCGGTATGCGGCGGCGGCTCGACCTGGCCGCGTCGCTGATCTCCCGGCCGCCGTTGATCTTCCTGGACGAGCCGACGACCGGTCTCGATCCGCGTACCAGGGGCCAGATGTGGGACACGATCCGCGAGCTGATCCGCGACGGCGCGACGGTGCTGCTCACCACCCAGTATCTGGATGAGGCCGATCAGCTCGCCGACCGGATCGCAGTGGTCGACCGTGGCCGCAAGGTGGCCGAGGGTACGCCGAACGAGCTGAAGGCGGCCGTCGGCAATTCCACGCTCTACGTGCAGCTGACGGACGTGAGCCGGACCGGTGAGGCGGCCGGGCTGGCGGCCCGGATCCTGGGGGAGGCGCCCGCGCTCACCCCGGAGGCGGGCGGCATGTCCATCGCGCTACCGGACCCGAACCGGGCCGCGGACGTGCTCATCGCGTTGCGTACGGCCGAGATCGGCATCGCGACGGCGTCGGTCCGCCAGCCGACGCTCGACGAGGTCTTCCTCGCCATCACCGGCCACTACACCGATGCCGCGTCCGATTCCGAGGAGTCCCGATGACGACGATGATCATTCCAGCGTCTGAGCGCCAGTTGAGCAGTCACACGTCGCTGACCGACACGGTCACGCATACGGCGGCGATGGCGTGGCGTGCGTTGAAGAAGATGCAACGCAACCCGGAGCAGTTCTTCGACGTCATCGTCCAGCCGCTGTTGTTCACGGCGATGTTCACCTACATCTTCGGCGGCGCGATCGCCGGCGACGTCAAGAGCTACCTGCCGACGATCATCACCGGCATCCTCGCCCAGACGTCGCTGACCGCGTGCATGGCCACCGGCACCCAGATGCGAGAGGACATGGACAAAGGCGTCTTCGACCGGTTCCGCTCGCTGCCGATGTCCCGCATCGCGCCGCTGGCCGGGCCGATGGCCGCCGACATGCTGCGCTACGGGATCGCGGCCACGCTGACCATCTTCACCGGGCTGCTCATGGGCTACCGGCCGGGCGGGGGAGTGCTGGGCGTCGCCGCGGGCTGGGTCTTGGTCGTCTTCGCCGGGTGGTCGCTGTCTTGGATCTTCGCGTGGCTCGGCACGTTGCTGCGTACGGCTCAGGCCGTCCAGGGCGTCGGAATGATGATCATGTTTCCGCTGACATTCCTGTCGAACGCCTTCGTCCCCACCCAGACGCTGCCCGGATGGCTTCAGGCCTTCGTCAAGGTCAATCCGGTCACGCTCGTCATCAACGCCACGCGGGACCTCATGAACGCCGGCTCGGTCACGTCCAACGTCGGCTGGGCGGTCCTGGGCTGCGCCGTGGTCGTGGCGATCTTCGCGCCGCTCGCGGTCGTCTCCTACAACCGCAAGATCGGCTGACTCACGCCGGCCAGCACGGCACGCAACGGCTCGCGCAGCTGCGCCGGGTCCCCAGGCGGGATCTCGGCCGGCTGCGCGAGCGACGTCGCCCAGCGCCAGTCGAAACTCGGGAGCATGCGGTTGTACGCGAACCGCTGCGCGTACGCCAGCAGCGTGGCGCCGGTCGCCCGATCCCCGAACGTCAGCTCCCAGACTCCCAGCGCGAACAGCGCGCAGCCGAGGACCGGCACGTCGACGAAACCGTCGTGGGCCAGGGACGCCCGCGCGGTGTGCAACAGCTCATCGCGTCCGTCGCGGAACGGGCGGCCGTGCCGCACGTGCGCCGCGACCACCGCCGCGTGGGCGAACACGTGCCACGGCGCGAAGGCCGCCCGCGCCTGCCCCAGCCCGTGCGCCCGGATCGCGGTGAGCGCGTGCGTGTAGGCGGTGAGGCCGGCGTCGATGTCACCGCGGGCGAGCAGCAACTCGGCCCGACCCCACATCAGTTCCAGCGGGCTGGGCAGGGCGTTGGCGGAGTCCTCGCCGGCGACTTCGTCGAAGATCTGCTCGGCGTCGTCGAAGCGGCCCTCGTGGATCGCGAGCATCGCCAGCAGAGCCAGGGTCTGCGCATGATCCTCGTGCGCGCCGAGTGCTCGCAGCACCGGCAGCGCCGCTTCGGCGTACCGGGCCGCTGTCGGCAGATCGCCGCACTGGAACGCCAGACCGCTGATCGTGGCCGAGAGGAGCCCGCGCATCCACGGCCCCTGTTCGTCGTCGCACAGCTCCAGCGCGCGGTGGGCAGCGGCCTGGGAAGCGACCAGATCCCCGAGATTCTCGTACGCGTGCGAGGCCCACATCAGCGCCAGCCGGGCGACGGCCGGATCCGGGTCCTCCGAAATCTGCTGGAGTCGTTCGACCTGCCGGTCCGGTTCGGCGCACCAGGCGAGGAGCACCGTGACCATCGACGCCGTGAGCGGATCGGTTCCGGGGCCGAGCTGCCGCAGGCGGTCCAGGAGTTGCTCTTCGACCTTCCCCTGGAAGATCATCTGGTTGGTTCCGGCGATACCGAGGCTGATCCGGGTGGCGTCGGCGAGCTGCGGCGGGGTCGGCTCCGACAGAGTCAGCGCGACGGCCTCGGCCGCGGTGCCGACGACCTTGTCGTGGGAGCCCTCGATCAGCCAGAACCCGACCAGCAGGGCGTACAGGGTCGTCACGGTGCTCACGTCGCCGGCGGCCAGCCCGGATCGCAGGACGTCGACGAGGTTGCCTTCCTCCTGCCGCACCCGCGTCATCGTCGCGACCTGATCCGGTGTGCAAAGGCGCCGCATGGCCTGCTGCGCCATGTCGACCGCCCAGGCCCGCAAAGCCTGCCCGGCCGCCTCGTCGTCCCCGGCGTCGACCAGCCGCATCCGGCTGAATTCGCGTACCGTTTCCAGCAGCCTGAAGCGTATCCGTCCCTGTTCCCGGACCGCGACGAGTGAGTGATCGACCAGCTCGGCGACGACCTCGCGGGCGTCGTGGCCGAGCACGGCGGTGGCTCCGTCGAGGCTGAAGCCGTCACGGAAGACCGCCAGGCGGCGCAGCGCGAACCGCTGGTCCTCGGTCAGCAGGTTCCACGACCAGTCGATGACCGCGTGCAGGGTCTGGTGGCGTTCGGGGACCGCGCGGCTGCCGCCGCGCAGCAGGGCGAACCGGTCGTCGAGCCCTCGGGCGATCTCGGGGACCGTCATCGAGCGGACCTTCGCCGCCGCGAGCTCCAGGGCCAGCGGCAGGCCGTCCAGCCGGTCGACGACCGCACTCACCTCGGCCGGATCCAGCGTGACGTCAGGCCGGGCGGCGGTCGCCCGCTCGCGGAACAACGTCGCCGCCTCGGCGGGCGGGAGCACCGGCAGCGGGTAGGTCCGCTCCGCGGGTAGGCCGAGGGGGACCCGGCTGGTGGTGAGCACCGTCAGATTGGGAGTGCGGCTCACCAGCGTGGCGACGAGGTCGGCCGCCGCTTCGACGAGGTGCTCGCAGTTGTCCAGGACGAGCAGCGTCGGAATCGTGCCGACCGCGTCGACCAGCCGGGCGAGCAGGTCGGTCGGCCGCGCCGGACCGGTACGCCCAGCCGCCGCGTCACGAATTCCCAGCACGTCGCCGACCTCGACGGCCACCCCAGCGGGGGAGGTGAGGCCCGCGAGCTCCACGACGTGGACCACTGGCTGTTCGGCCGAGCGGGCGACCAGCTGTGCCAGCCGGGTCTTGCCGAGCCCGCCGGGGCCGACGATCGAGACGACCCGGTGGCCGCGTACGAGGGTACGCAGCGCGGCGATGTCGGCCTCGCGCCCGATCAAGCGGTCCACGTCGTACCGGATCCCGCTGCGGATCGGACGGTCCGCGGCGAGCAGCTCCAGATGCAGCGCGCGCAGTTGGGGCGGCGGGTCGACGCCGAACGCGTCGGCCAGCCGGGCCCGATACTGCTCGAAGCGGGCCAGCGCCGACGGCACGCCCTGGGTGCCGGCGAGGGCACGCAACAGTGCGGTCATGACCTCCACGTCGTCGTCGGGCGCCGCCCGTTCCAGCAGCGGCACGGCGTCGGCGTACTTGCCATCGGCGGCCAGGCGCAGTCCTTCCGGGCGCAACGCCCAGGCGTCCACGTCGGCCGGGGCGAGATTGAGCCGGTAGCCCTGCCGGGTGCGTTCGATCACCTCGGCGGCCGTCGCGGTCCGCGCCCGGGAGACCACGACCTGCAAAGCCTTACGAGGGTTCGCCGGCAAGCCGTCGGCCCACACCTCGTCGGCCAGCTCGTCCGCGCTGAGCCCGGCCGGTCCGGCGTCGGCGAGTGCCCGCAGCAGCGTCGCCGTACGGTCGCCGGCGATCTCGCGGCCGTCCCAGGCGACCTCGTCGAGCACGGTCAGCCTGCTCATCGCGTACACCTCCTCTGCTGGCCTGTCCCAATGTAGGTCGTGCCTGCCTGCGTACCACCGGCACGTCCGGCGTCAAAACGGGCAGAAGGGGAGGTGTTCCGCCATCCGGCGGTCTGGCGTACCCGTCTTGCCGATCATGGGGCTAGAGTTCCCGCATGCAAGGGCTGCTGCGCTGGATCTCGACGATCGACTCCGCAGCCGAACGCGCCCTGCGCATCATCGAGTTCTACGACCAGCTCACCCGGCACGACGCCGACATCGAGGCGGTGACCCGCGCGACCGCCGTGATGGCCGAGGCCACCGCCGGTGCGGAAGACGACCTCCACGACGTCGTGTGCGCCATGACCCCGGCTGGTCGGCCGGCGCAGGAGATCGGCGCTCGGACGATCTCGCGGCCGGTCGTGCACGGCAACACCGAGATCGGGCGGGTCTGGCTCGCCCGCCCCGAGGGCGACACCGAGCGGGACTGGGACGACCTCATCATGGAGCGGATGGCGCTGGCCGTCGCCGCCGCTCACGCTCGGCGGCGGCACCCGGAACGCAGCCCGGTGTCCGGCCCGGCCGATCCGGCGATCGTGCAGTACCTGCTCGGCGGCGGCATCTCCGAGCCCGACGCCAGCCGATCGGCCCGCCTGCTCGGGTTTCGCCCCGGTCAGCAGGTCAAAGTCGTCGTCGTGGCCGGTGCCGACCTGTCGGACCGGATGTCGGAGCTGCGGGCGGCCTTCGGCGGCTTCGTGGTGCTCGCCGCGCTCAGCGGGAGCACCGCCGCGGTCATCGGGTCGTCGCTGCCGGCGTCGGCTGCCCTCCCTGATGGCGTCACCGGCTGCATCGGTCCCGTCGTGCCGGTGGAGCGCGCCGATGCCTCCTGGCGCGCCGCGCACCGGGGTCTGCGCTTCGCCGCCATGTCCCCGACGTGGCCGGCGTTGATCGACACCGCCGACCTGGGCTGCCTGCTGGCGTTGGACGGCCTGGACCGGGACGGCATCCCCGGCCTCGCCGACGTGCGGGCGGTCGCGTCGATCGCGGCCGGTCGTCGCGGCTTGGAAGACCTCGATCTGCTCGACGTCATCTGCGCGTCCACCTCGCTGCGGGAGGCGGCCACCGCGGCGCACATGCACCACAGCAGCATCAACTACCGGGCGAACGCGCTCGGCGAGAAACTCGGCATCCAGCTCGGCACGGCGGTCGGGCGGTACCGGGCCCGGACGGCCCTGATCTTCTGGCGCCTGCACTGCCGTTGAGCCGATTCCGCCATCTGGCGGACGGGAGACCTGCGATTTCAGCCAGGTTCCGATGTTGTCACGGGCTGATCATGGCGAGACTCAGATCATCTTCTCCACACACACCCGAGCCGTTCACGCGGCTGAGAGGACTTTCCCATGTCTCGACGAAGCCGGCACCTCGCGCACCGGTTACCTCTCGTCATCACCGCCACGCTGGCCGTAGCGGCCCTGGCGGCGTGTTCCGCCAACCCGAATGAGGGCAGCGGATCGCCGACGACTTCGACCAACGCCTCGGTGG
This genomic interval carries:
- a CDS encoding ATP-binding protein, which produces MSRLTVLDEVAWDGREIAGDRTATLLRALADAGPAGLSADELADEVWADGLPANPRKALQVVVSRARTATAAEVIERTRQGYRLNLAPADVDAWALRPEGLRLAADGKYADAVPLLERAAPDDDVEVMTALLRALAGTQGVPSALARFEQYRARLADAFGVDPPPQLRALHLELLAADRPIRSGIRYDVDRLIGREADIAALRTLVRGHRVVSIVGPGGLGKTRLAQLVARSAEQPVVHVVELAGLTSPAGVAVEVGDVLGIRDAAAGRTGPARPTDLLARLVDAVGTIPTLLVLDNCEHLVEAAADLVATLVSRTPNLTVLTTSRVPLGLPAERTYPLPVLPPAEAATLFRERATAARPDVTLDPAEVSAVVDRLDGLPLALELAAAKVRSMTVPEIARGLDDRFALLRGGSRAVPERHQTLHAVIDWSWNLLTEDQRFALRRLAVFRDGFSLDGATAVLGHDAREVVAELVDHSLVAVREQGRIRFRLLETVREFSRMRLVDAGDDEAAGQALRAWAVDMAQQAMRRLCTPDQVATMTRVRQEEGNLVDVLRSGLAAGDVSTVTTLYALLVGFWLIEGSHDKVVGTAAEAVALTLSEPTPPQLADATRISLGIAGTNQMIFQGKVEEQLLDRLRQLGPGTDPLTASMVTVLLAWCAEPDRQVERLQQISEDPDPAVARLALMWASHAYENLGDLVASQAAAHRALELCDDEQGPWMRGLLSATISGLAFQCGDLPTAARYAEAALPVLRALGAHEDHAQTLALLAMLAIHEGRFDDAEQIFDEVAGEDSANALPSPLELMWGRAELLLARGDIDAGLTAYTHALTAIRAHGLGQARAAFAPWHVFAHAAVVAAHVRHGRPFRDGRDELLHTARASLAHDGFVDVPVLGCALFALGVWELTFGDRATGATLLAYAQRFAYNRMLPSFDWRWATSLAQPAEIPPGDPAQLREPLRAVLAGVSQPILRL
- a CDS encoding helix-turn-helix domain-containing protein, whose product is MQGLLRWISTIDSAAERALRIIEFYDQLTRHDADIEAVTRATAVMAEATAGAEDDLHDVVCAMTPAGRPAQEIGARTISRPVVHGNTEIGRVWLARPEGDTERDWDDLIMERMALAVAAAHARRRHPERSPVSGPADPAIVQYLLGGGISEPDASRSARLLGFRPGQQVKVVVVAGADLSDRMSELRAAFGGFVVLAALSGSTAAVIGSSLPASAALPDGVTGCIGPVVPVERADASWRAAHRGLRFAAMSPTWPALIDTADLGCLLALDGLDRDGIPGLADVRAVASIAAGRRGLEDLDLLDVICASTSLREAATAAHMHHSSINYRANALGEKLGIQLGTAVGRYRARTALIFWRLHCR
- a CDS encoding ABC transporter permease, translated to MTTMIIPASERQLSSHTSLTDTVTHTAAMAWRALKKMQRNPEQFFDVIVQPLLFTAMFTYIFGGAIAGDVKSYLPTIITGILAQTSLTACMATGTQMREDMDKGVFDRFRSLPMSRIAPLAGPMAADMLRYGIAATLTIFTGLLMGYRPGGGVLGVAAGWVLVVFAGWSLSWIFAWLGTLLRTAQAVQGVGMMIMFPLTFLSNAFVPTQTLPGWLQAFVKVNPVTLVINATRDLMNAGSVTSNVGWAVLGCAVVVAIFAPLAVVSYNRKIG
- a CDS encoding ATP-binding cassette domain-containing protein, yielding MNLTDTTIRQGATTGVQRQQGDLAVEATGLVKRFGDVVAVDGIDLRVNMGEVFGVLGPNGAGKTTMLRMLATLLTIDGGKATIFGVDVADRPHQIRQLVGVTGQYASVDENLTAAENLWLFGRLVGLKSKPAKSRASELLDKFGLADAAHRQIKTFSGGMRRRLDLAASLISRPPLIFLDEPTTGLDPRTRGQMWDTIRELIRDGATVLLTTQYLDEADQLADRIAVVDRGRKVAEGTPNELKAAVGNSTLYVQLTDVSRTGEAAGLAARILGEAPALTPEAGGMSIALPDPNRAADVLIALRTAEIGIATASVRQPTLDEVFLAITGHYTDAASDSEESR